A region from the Neurospora crassa OR74A linkage group V, whole genome shotgun sequence genome encodes:
- a CDS encoding ATP-binding cassette sub-family F member 2 translates to MPPSASKQKRLAEKAAKANKGKAAKEVELDAFGKPVVSDEPATKSEQMDEVKRLAQQMDKHGLSDRVTTGVLASTKASKDVKITSVSLVFHGRVLIKDATLELTLGRRYGLLGENGCGKSTLLKAIAAREYPIPEHVDIYLLNEGAPPSELGALDWVVTEAKNELARLESVAEKILEEEGPDSPLLEDLYDHIDKMDPSTFETRASLILTGLGFNKQTIQKKTKDMSGGWRMRVALAKALFVKPTLLLLDDPTAHLDLEACVWLEEYLKKWDRTLVLVSHSEDFLNGVCTSMIDMRLQTLIYYGGNYDTYHKTRAEQETNQMKAYQKQQDEIAHIKKFIASAGTYANLVRQAKSRQKILDKMEADGFIQPVKQDRVFSFRFADVEKLPPPVLSFDNVTFSYSGDPKDDLYRHIDLGFDMDSRTALVGPNGVGKSTLLRLMTGKLSPTDGVVQRHTHLKLGLYSQHSAEQLDLTKSALDFVRDKYPDKSQDYQYWRQQLGKYGLSGEAQTSLIGTLSDGQKSRIVFALLAIESPNMLLLDEPTNGLDIPTIDSLADAINAFTGGVIVVSHDFRLLDKIAKQILVCENKTIKQWEGSISDYKNYLRKKMISAGAV, encoded by the exons ATGCCGCCCTCCGCCTCCAAGCAGAAGCGCCTCGCCGAGAaggccgccaaggccaaCAAGGGCAAGGCCGCCAAGGAAGTCGAGCTCGATGCTTTTGGCAAGCCCGTCGTCTCGGATGAGCCCGCTACCAAGAGCGAGCAGATGGACGAGGTCAAGCGCCTCGCCCAACAGATGGACAAGCACGGTCTCTCGGATCGTGTCACCACCGGTGTCTTGGCCTCTACCAAGGCTTCCAAGGACGTCAAGATCACCTCCGTCTCCCTCGTCTTCCACGGCCGCGTCCTGATCAAGGATGCCACTCTCGAGCTTACCCTCGGCCGCAGGTACGGTCTTTTGGGTGAGAACGGTTGCGGCAAGTCCACCCTTCTCAAGGCCATCGCCGCCCGCGAGTACCCCATTCCCGAGCACGTCGACATCTACCTTCTCAACGAGGGTGCTCCTCCCAGCGAGCTCGGTGCCCTTGACTGGGTCGTCACCGAGGCCAAGAACGAGTTGGCGCGCCTCGAGAGCGTCGCCGAGAAGATTCTTGAGGAAGAGGGCCCCGATTCGCCCCTCCTCGAGGACCTCTACGAT CACATTGACAAGATGGATCCCTCCACCTTCGAGACCCGCGCTTCCCTCATTTTGACCGGTCTCGGTTTCAACAAGCAGACCATCcagaagaagaccaaggaCATGTCCGGTGGTTGGCGTATGCGTGTCGCCCTCGCCAAGGCCCTCTTCGTCAAgcccaccctcctccttctcgacgACCCTACTGCCCATTTGGATCTCGAGGCCTGCGTGTGGCTGGAAGAATACCTCAAGAAGTGGGACCGTACCCTCGTCCTGGTTTCTCACTCCGAGGATTTCCTCAACGGTGTCTGCACAAGCATGATCGACATGCGCCTCCAGACCCTCATCTACTATGGTGGTAACTACGACACTTACCACAAGACCCGCGCCGAGCAGGAGACCAACCAGATGAAGGCCTaccagaagcagcaggaTGAAATTGCCCACATCAAGAAGTTCATTGCTAGCGCTGGTACCTACGCCAACTTGGTCCGTCAGGCCAAGTCTCGCCAGAAGATTCTCGACAAGATGGAGGCCGACGGCTTCATCCAGCCTGTCAAGCAGGACAGAGTCTTCTCCTTCCGCTTCGCCGATGTCGAGAAGCTCCCTCCTCCCGTTCTGTCGTTCGACAACGTCACCTTCTCGTACTCTGGCGACCCCAAGGACGACCTGTACCGCCACATCGATCTCGGTTTCGACATGGACTCCCGTACCGCTCTTGTCGGCCCCAACGGTGTTGGCAAGTCCACCCTGCTCCGTCTCATGACCGGCAAGCTCTCCCCCACCGATGGTGTCGTCCAGCGCCACACCCACTTGAAGCTCGGTCTCTACTCCCAGCACTCTGCTGAGCAGCTCGACCTGACCAAGTCGGCTCTCGACTTCGTCCGTGACAAGTACCCCGACAAGTCTCAGGACTACCAGTACTGGCGCCAGCAGCTTGGCAAGTACGGTCTCTCCGGTGAGGCCCAGACCTCGCTCATCGGTACTCTTTCCGATGGTCAGAAGTCCCGTATTGTCTTCGCCCTTCTCGCCATCGAGTCTCCCAACATGCTCTTGCTCGACGAGCCTACCAACGGCCTCGATATCCCCACCATTGACTCGCTTGCCGATGCCATCAACGCTTTCACCGGTGGTGTTATCGTCGTTTCTCACGATTTCAG ACTTTTGGACAAGATTGCCAAGCAGATTCTCGTGTGCGAGAACAAGACCATCAAGCAGTGGGAGGGCAGCATCTCGGATTACAAGAACTACCTGCGCAAGAAGATGATCAGCGCCGGTGCCGTCTAG